A single Pseudomonas sp. MM223 DNA region contains:
- the nrtA gene encoding Nitrate/nitrite binding protein NrtA (*Name nrtA) yields the protein MNTVPRATPLAWVNGSDAPEKHSLNIGYMALTDCASVVVAATQGFAQQHGLTLNLKRQGSWAGLRDKLVSGELDAAHCLYGLVYAVHLGIGGVPASDMAVLMGLNQNAQAINLSPALQRKGVTNPEALARLVHQYGARLTFAQTFPTGTHAMWLYYWLASQGIHPLRDVESVVVPPAQMAAHIQAGRIDGFCVGEPWAADAVANGQGFTLATSQSIWPDHPEKVLACARAFAEQYPNSARALIKAILAASRFIEQSPENRRSTAQLLSGNAYLDTPLESIEPRLLGNYQDGLGNQWQDPHALRLFDHGRANLPYLSDGMWFMTQFRRWGLLREDPDYLGVARQVQQLVLYSEAAQSLGITCPAQPMRSSLLIDGTRWDGSDPYGYARSFSLHALGDLPDARVGA from the coding sequence GTGAACACTGTACCCCGAGCAACGCCCCTGGCCTGGGTCAATGGCAGCGATGCGCCCGAGAAGCACAGCCTGAATATCGGCTACATGGCCCTGACCGACTGCGCCTCGGTGGTGGTCGCGGCCACCCAGGGCTTCGCCCAGCAACACGGCCTGACCCTCAACCTCAAGCGCCAGGGCTCCTGGGCGGGGCTGCGCGACAAGCTGGTCAGCGGTGAACTGGACGCCGCGCACTGCCTGTATGGCCTGGTCTACGCCGTGCACCTGGGCATCGGTGGCGTACCGGCCAGTGATATGGCGGTGCTCATGGGGCTGAACCAGAATGCCCAAGCCATCAACCTGTCCCCGGCCCTGCAGCGCAAAGGCGTGACCAACCCTGAAGCACTGGCGCGGCTGGTGCACCAGTATGGCGCGCGCCTGACCTTCGCCCAGACCTTCCCCACCGGCACCCACGCCATGTGGTTGTATTACTGGCTGGCCAGCCAGGGCATCCACCCACTGCGCGACGTCGAAAGCGTCGTGGTACCGCCCGCACAGATGGCCGCGCATATCCAGGCCGGGCGTATCGACGGCTTCTGCGTGGGCGAGCCCTGGGCAGCCGATGCGGTGGCCAACGGCCAGGGCTTCACCCTGGCCACCAGCCAGTCAATCTGGCCAGACCACCCGGAAAAGGTCCTGGCTTGCGCCCGCGCCTTTGCCGAACAATACCCCAACAGCGCCCGCGCCCTGATCAAGGCAATCCTCGCCGCCAGCCGGTTCATTGAGCAAAGCCCCGAAAACCGCCGCAGCACCGCGCAACTGCTCAGCGGCAACGCCTATCTGGATACACCACTGGAGAGTATCGAGCCACGCCTGCTCGGCAATTATCAGGATGGCCTGGGCAACCAATGGCAAGACCCGCATGCCCTGCGCCTGTTCGACCACGGCCGGGCCAACCTGCCCTACCTGTCCGACGGCATGTGGTTCATGACCCAGTTCCGCCGCTGGGGCCTGCTGCGCGAAGACCCCGACTACCTCGGCGTGGCCCGGCAAGTCCAGCAACTGGTGCTTTACAGCGAGGCAGCGCAAAGCCTGGGCATTACGTGCCCTGCCCAACCCATGCGCAGCAGCCTGCTGATCGACGGCACCCGCTGGGACGGCAGCGACCCCTACGGTTATGCCCGAAGTTTCAGCCTGCATGCACTGGGCGACCTGCCCGATGCCCGTGTCGGCGCGTGA